Genomic DNA from Calditrichota bacterium:
GCTTGTGGGGCTTTTACTTGGGGAAGGTGATGTAATAGATTGTATGATGGGTCATCAGGAATTGTGTCGTCCATTTTATTAATATAAACGGGCTCTGCATATTCAATATCTGGATTAGTATTTAAATCTTTTACTATTTTTGCTATGTCAGCGCTAATATCAGTTTTCATAACAAAAACATTATGTAGGTTCAATTTTTGGGCAACTGTTTCATTTTGCATTGCCTTAAATACTTTTTCACTTTTTTGAACATTGTATTTAGAAATAACTATTTTTTTGGCGTTGTCGGTTTTATTGTTGGCAATCTTTTTAAATTTCACAATAAAATGTCCTGCAACATAGTTTTGTTCATTATTTGCAACGTTATCGGAAATTGAAGCAATTGCTACCTGACAAAATACTAGAAAAAGTAAGGGTATGAAATGTTTAATCATATGTGACTCCTCAAATTAAATTGACCGTGATTTTAAGTTGTTTTGAATAAAACTGTAACATCTTCTATCAAATTTTAAGTTTTTGTAGAGGAATATTAGATTGGTATAACAAGGAATGATTTTTAGAATTCCCATTTTGCTTTGTAAACCATTATTAAAAATAATGATAATGATTGAATGTCTCTATAATTTACAAGTATTCTTGATAAAACAAATTGAATAAAAGAGAGAATATTTAAGAAAAGAATTACTTTCGCTTTATCTGTTTAAATAATCTTGCCAACTTGGATTTTGGAGTTCTCCAATTTTATTGGAATGAATCAGTTGCATTTCAGTAAATAAGTTAATTTTTGCAAAAACAAATATAGTGTTTCCGTCATTTGTATAGTAGTGCCATATCTCGTAAGGTTTTAAATCAGGTTTATTTGGATATCGTTCTATTTCATTTGGTTCTCCATAAATGCAAAAAACCCTTCCTCGATCGGTCAGAGAACCTTTTTTATTAAATGTATCAAACCTTTTATTGGCTATCTCAACTCTATTGAAATAAATTTGTTTAGTTTCATTATTTATAGTCCCCGGTGTTGCATCACGCTTTTTCCAAAACTGATACAAAAATTCTTGTTTTTCAGTAGAATCTTTCAAAGTGCCCCAGAAAGCTATTTCTTTTTGTGAAGCCAAGTAACGTGAGACTAAAAAAACCTCTGCTAATTGTTCATTTCTCATAGTGCCAAATTCTGACAACATCAAATGTGAAGTACCAATATTTGTTTTAGTTTCATTTATATTTGGGTTTATTATTGTAAATCGTTTTCTATTTTTTGCCATTTTATTGGTTACAGAATCTGAGAGAGACAATTCTAGTTTATAACTTCCTGAAGGAAATTTAGAAACATTGACAGATTCAGCAAATATGATAGATCTTTCGCTTGATATAACTTTTTTTACTTTAAAAAAAACCTCTTCTTCATATTGATTATAAACGGAATATCTTAGTTTTAATGATTTAGATTCAGTTCCTCTATTTAAATTATAAAGCTCTGAATAAAAATAGAGAACTGGAAGTGTTTCTCCATAAATGCCACTTGTGTTTGGAATAATTTCATAATTATTCTTATAAAATGGAGAATTATTTTTACTTGTTTTTATTATCGAAGTGGCAAATTGGATATCACTAACAGAAAATTGTTTAGGATTGTAGCCATTAATTGTAAATATAAAAGAAATACTATCTGAACTTTTCAAGTTATTTAAATCCGTTGCCTTAAGTTCGCAATTATATGTACCCTTTTTTAATGAATACTTTAGTATACCTGTAGTTGCAATTGGATACAGGTTAATATCTTGTTCAAAAGAATATTTTTTATTGATAATTATTTCGTTAGTTGCATTTAAAAATAACTTTATTGCCAATAGTCCATTTACATTAACATTTTTGTTGGATTTCATACCATTGTGATAGAACGTATAATATATTTCTATCCGCCCGGTAGAATCACTTTCAGAAAATTGCCGCGCATCAAAATCTACATTGAAAACAGACTGTCCATGAGTAAAAATTGAAAATGTAACAATATTTAGAATTAAATAGACTAGTTTCATTAGTATCCCATAGAAATAAATCATACCCTAAAAATGATATGCTAATTACCGTTTAATAAAGTACAAAATCAAACGTTATCTAAACAAAGACTTAAAAAAAGAGCTCCAACAGGAGCTATATGCTTGTTAAAACAATTTATAAACAAAATTTTTCGTCTTAACATTACTTAATTAATATTAATCGTACTTCTTATGGCATCTAAATTTTACAACTGTTTAAATTGTACACCTATTCATTCTTAAAAGTGTCTTAGGCAGAAGTCCACTTCGATAACCAAAAAAAGGGGAAAAAACAAAAAGCTTCTTAGAAAAAGAAGCTTTTTGTAATACACTTTAATATGCAAACTTAATTGTAAAAACATTATTACTGTCAAAATAATCTGTTACTTGTGAAAATGCATAATCTATAGTAACAACAAATTCATCAATTTCATAATTTAACCCAGCACCAAATGTAGCACCGAAAAGATTATCGTCATTTTGCTCTGTTAAAGCATGATAACCACCACGCAAGAATACTGTATTGTTTAAGGCATATTCAGCACCGGCGTATATTTCGTCATTTGCTTCATTAAAATTAGAAAAAGACCCCATAAAATTAACATTATTACTTTCGTTAATATTAACTTTATAAGCTAGGCCCATAGTAAATATAGTTGGTATATTTGACTCAACTGCTATTCCTCTAAAAAAACCATTATCTGCGCCAACATTTGATCCGGGAATTTGAGACTCAGTCTCAAGATTACGACCATCATATTGCATTTTACCACCTAAATTCTTTAATACAACACCTAATCGTAATTCATTATTAAATGCATATTGAATACCAAAATCAAATGCTAGTGCTGATGCACTGGTTTGTTGAATTTCTTCTGAAATATATTTACCAGTCACGCCAGCCAAAATTCGATCTGTTAAATATCGGCTATATGTAACTCCTGCTGTTACAAAGGTCGGGGAATAAGTCCTACCAGTTCCTTCAGGTAAATCAGTTGTTGTTTCAGTTATATCACCAAAATCTAAACTGTTGACAAAAAAACCAAAAGTCCCGATTTCATTCGTACTTAATATTCCACCGATAAAACTTACATTTATGTCAGCAATATATTGCATCTGATTAACCATCACCTCTGACCGTGCTATTTTAGAAGCTCCGGCAGGGTTCCAATACAGAGCTTCAACTCCAGATACATTAGCTATAGTAGAATTACCAAGAGCTATTGATCGTGCACCTATAGGAATAAGCAATTGTGTCCCTGAAGTTGTTCCAATTCTATTTGGATCACCTGCATAAATATTGCTAGCTAAAAAAAAGATAGCAAGTATATAAATACATAGTAGTTTCATTTTTTTCTCCACTTTTTTCTTACATTATTTGGGCTAGAACCTGTCTATACGGTCTTCACGTTGAACAATTCCAAACTTAAGAATTTTTTCTCCAACACCAGGAACTTCTATATGAGCTATATACATCCCAGAAGCAACTTTTAAATTTGCTTCATTCCTTAAATTCCAAGCAACGTTAGTATTTGTATCATTCTTCTCAATAGTTTTTATTAGCTGCCCAGCTAAATTAAAAATTCTAATTGTAGCTTGTTTATCAACATTTGTGAATTTGATTAATGGTGCGTCATAGCTAACTTCGTATGAAGAATATCCGTAATATGGATTTGGAACAATACGTACTTTATCGAGGATACCTTTGCGATCAGAAGTTGATAATTCCGTAACTAATTCCGCACTTTCAAACCTAAAAACGTCTAAATCTGTATTAGGATAATTCACCTCAATATCCAGTGTCATAATATTCGATTGTAATAACGAATCGGCTTTTGAAAAAAGCTTTACTGCCATATATGCTTCGTCTGTAAAAACACGGCTGTCACTTCTGGTTGGATTGTAAATATCTGTTGAATCATAATCCGATGTCATTATATATAGAATAGGTCCGGATGTTTCTGTATATAATGTTGCGCCACTTGGAGCCCAGGCACAAAGATTTAGTTTTCTGGGATTATCCGCATCACTCATATCATACGCCGAAACAAAAGTATCACCTTTCCGGCGATATCTTGAAAAATTACCTCTTAAAAACGCACCGAATTTTGAATTATCTGTTGTATCAAATACAACACGTACTGGAAAATACTCTTCTTTTCTAATCCAATCTGTTAAAGTAAACGGATTATCGACATGTTTAACCAAATCAACGCCATCGTCATATAGGGCTGAATCAGAAAAAGAAGACTCATTGGCTCCAATTAACCATGGTGCGGCAGACGTATCTACAGAGACTGCTCTTTCATCAACATCATAAACCCTAACCGACAAGCCATCAACAATTGGAAATGACCATTCTGTGCCAGCCAACCCTTGAAAAGTCATACTATCAAGAAGAGTCACATCATTATCTTTATTCATTAACTTCCAATATTTTGCATCGTCAAAGAAAGAAACTTCATACTCATCACCAGTTACTAAGCCACGATCAACTACATCAACACTTACAGACCCTTGGCTTTCACCAGAAGATTTGTTTGCTTGATCCGCATTAAACGGTGCAAAAACCGAAGTACCCGGTGTTGCCCTTATAAACCCGGAAATTCTATTTGAAGCAAATAACCCTCCAGGTAAAACAAGGTCATCTCCTGCTGCTGTATTATCATTCTCGAAAGCTAATGTTTTGTTTATTCCAAAAGGAACAACTGCAAAGTAATACTGCTTTGCATTAACTAAGGGTTCATTCAAATTAAATGCATCATTGGTTATTTTTAATCTTTGTATTGCAACACCTGCTTCTTCTAAATCGGCACTGCTCAAACTATTATCACCACTTTGTTTTTCCCATACTTTTATACGCTCACCATTGGAATCGTCAATATATAGATCCCCAACATCATTATCTAAATCAAAGCGTGCAATAATTTTAGCGTTTTCAACACCGCTTACTTCATCTTGTGTAGACAAAGAGTTGAATTGGTAAATTTCAAAACCTTCAAAGTCAATTTCGCCAACCACATCTTGTATTCCGGAAAAATTAAAAGATTCTGAATAATCAATTATCAATTCTATTTCTTTGTCTCCAGTACGTACAGTTACATCCGGAACTGGAATGGGAGGGGCGGATAAAAAGTTATTATCATATGATGCCTGTGCTAACTCATCAGTAGTTTTTAACTTATCAAGACTCTGAAGAGCGCTTCCAGATTGAGCCACTACATACGCCATAACAATATCTTGCCTATCACCAGCTTTCAATTGAAATGGTCCATTATTGACCATAAACCTTTTATCTGCAGGGTTAGTGTCTACCCAACCTGAACCAGTCACTGGATCTCCACTAAAGAAAAATCCTTCATTGCTGCTAGCATCGCCACCAGCACCCCAATCCTGCGGGACAACAGGATCGCTGTTTGCATCAAGACCACCTAGTTGATAATTTCTGGCAATATCCTTATTAGTTGGTCCCGGTAATATATTACCACCGTTTTCATAATACATGAAAGATGTCAGGGGAAGATTCTTCATATCAAGTAATGTATCAACACCGAGTAGTGGACCCCTGAAATTAAAAGCCGTATCACCTGGGGCATCAATAATTGCACCCTGAAAGAAATCAATACCAAATGCAGGCGGGTTGAGGCCATAATCACCATCATCCTGGAAATTATAAATATAACCCATGCTCAATGTTGTATCACAACCAATTAAATCATCAGTTGGAGTACCTAAATCGGGATCTGTCCATCCGGATATGATCATGTCATCGATATCATTACCCGAAACATTGACAACACTATAGCGAATAAAAACAACATCCCCTAAAGCGTCACTTCTTTGAAAAGCCCAAATTGATTGCCTTACTTCAATTCCCAATGCCTGAGTATTTAATACGTCTCTGCTCGAGGCAGGTACACCATCATTGTAAACACACCATAAAGTGCGATCACCGATAATATCAGGCTTATCGATATTTGGGTCATATGCCCCATCTCCATCCGCATCATAAAAATCTGCACCAATTGCAACAGCGTCGGCCCATTTTATGTAGTTTTCACTACCTTGCGCATCTGAACCATTTACAGTATAAAAAACAAATTCCGCAGCATCAGGATTAGTTCCGGCATTGCCTGGTTGCAATTCCTGAATCCTGGATGCAGGAGCCATCCAAGCTGTCCTTAAACTCCCATTTACATAACCAGACATTACCGGACCTCCGGAAAATATAAAAGATAAGTCTGTTCCATTGGGGTAAAAAGAATCTGCGTCATTCCCTGTTTGTCCATCATTGGTAACAGCAAGGTCAACCCTGTTAATATTCATGCGTGCTGTTTGACCTGTTAGTGTAACCTTTCCTAATTTTGACTTTTTACTATCATTAACATCTTTAGCAAAAAGTAAAGTAGAAAATATTACTAATAAAAATATAAAAAATTTAGTTTTTTTCATGATTTTTTTTCCTTTTAAAACCTAATTTTCAGTCCAAGGCGTACAATACGTGGAACTCCATAATTTTGAGGATCTTTTTCAAGTGCTTTATAATCTTCAATATAAGGTTCTCCTGAAGCACGAACTCTTTGTATACCTTCTGAAGTACTAAGAAAAGCAGAATCATCTGGTTTTCCTGTTGACTGGTACACAAATGTAAAGTTTTCGCGATTAAACAGGTTTTGAACCCATAAATAAGGTACAATCTGCATTTTCCCAACAGTGATTAATTTGTCAATTTTTAAATCTACACGAAATGTCCCTTCTGAATATGTACTATTAATGAACTGAGAAACATCACCCTGTTGCGTCTGATCAATAGTAACATCAACATACTCTAGTGGCGTATAAGGTCTTCCGCTATTATAAGTAATTAAAAAATTTGCTCCGGTATTTTGAAACAAATGTTGCCCAAATAGCATAGGTCCTTCTTTATCACCCGCACGAACATCGATATTTGCAGTAAGAGTATGGCGTTGATCAAAGTCCAGAGGGGCAATCTGTTTTGGTACTTCACCATTTGCATTACGAAACGCCGCAGTATAAGAACTGGTTTGACTTGAACCTGTTCCTTCAGAAACTGCCAGTGTATAATCAAGTTTTGCAGAAATCGGTCCGATTCTACGTAAGTTAAAACTTGCAGCCAAACCTTTTACAGTACCAAAATCTGTATTTGCTGCAGTTAGATAATTAAGAGTATCTAGCCCAAAAGAGGTTTGTTGTTGGACTATATTTAAAAGCCCACGAATATTTTTATAGTAAGCTGTCAAATCAAGAGAAGCAAAATCAGCAATCTGTTGCTTAAATCCAAACTCATATTGTGTGGTATTTTCAGCTTCTGTATGACCATTGTAAACAATAAGAAGGTCTTCTCCATTCTCAAGATCATTCATGCTTAACCAGGAGTCATAAGTTCTAAAAAAATCACCTCTTTGTTTAAATATGCCATACTGAGCATGAAATACGGTTTTTTCTGTTACAGGAAAAGCAAAACCAATTCTTGGGCTTATATAGTTTTCCACAGGAATTTTCTCAAGATCTGCTAATTCCAAGCGGTTTGGGTTGGCACCAAAACCGTAAATATCATCTTTCTTTCTAAACCTGTAACCATCTGCATCAAAATAATCCCACCGGAAACCAAGATTTAAGATAAAATCCTCAAACTCGACCTTGTCCTGGAAGTATGCTGCCAATTGAATAGGATTACGTGCTCCAAATTCAGTGTAAGTTTGCCCTGAAATATTTCTTTCCTGATTACTTTCAAGTTCTTCACCAAACAAATCATAACCATAGTAAAATGGTTGAAGATTGAAATACCTTTCTTCTTCAGTAAAATCATCCTGGCCAATTGCTAAACCACGTGGTGAAAAAGTATAATAACGCAGTGTGTTTAAGTCGTAGTTAAAACCTATTTCAACCAGGTTGTTGTCAAATTGTTTTGTAAAGTTTAAATCGAAGCCGTAAGTATCAAGTTGATATTTTGTATATCTGTTATTTACAGCTCCTTCAGCGTTAAAAACACCCACATCATCTTGCCTGATTATTTCACCCGGTGTATCAATTGCTGAGTTTATTGTTGGATCTCCATACCCATAAAAATTATCTCCCCAAACACCGTCGCCTCTTTCATAGTTATTTCGGCGATATCTAATAATAGCGTCCCCAAATGCAGTATTATCAAAGGTATAAGACAATTTCAACGAGGCTCCTAAATCAACTTCATCTACTCGAGGGTTATGGGCAGAATTGTTTTTATAATAGTTAGCAACAGGAATACGTGATTCCCGAAAAGAACCGTTGCTACTTAATATTGCACTAAGATTACCCCAGTGCCCATCAATTTTACCGGTATAACGTAAAACCTGGCTTTCATTATCAGGGAGAAGTGAAGAATTTATCCCTGCAGATGGTATTTTGAGATTAATTGCACTCGGATCATCATCTTTTGTATCCAAGAGTTCCACAGATCCAAAAAAACCATAAGTTTTTGAGCCTGGGAATAAGGGTCCGCCTAAATATGCAGAGACTGATGTGTAATCAAAGTCATCAAACAGAGAAGAATTTAAACCTTCAATACCTCCAAAATATTTTTTTTCACCACTTTTAGTAACAATATTAACAATTCCAGCCTGTGCGTTTCCATATTTAGCACTAAAGCCACCAAGTTGTGATGATACTTGTTCAATCGCTACATCTGGAAGAGTGCCTTGTGCACCATTTCCACCGCCACCGAGAATATTATTAATAGGGATACCATCTACAATAACTAGTGTTTCATTTGCACGCCCACCTCGCACATTTAACGCAGCATTATCTGTTTCACCACCACTACCATCAGCAGAAACAACACCAGCATTAACTGCTACTGCTTGGTTCACACCTTTTATTGGCATGTTTTCAATCTGTTCAGAATCCAAAACCCGAACTGTATTTGTTGCAGAAACTTCAAAGAAAGGTCTCTCAGCAACAACAATTATTTGTTCATCCAATTCTAAAGTTGCTTCTGTCAATTCAGCATTTAGCCTTTTTGTGATATCAGGAACGATCCTAATATTTTCAACTTTAATATCTTGATAACCAACATATATAAATTTTACTGTGTATGTCTTAGCCGGGATATGTAAGATTGTATAAAACCCATCAACATCTGTTGATGCACCCAATAATGTCCCTTCAATGAGTACATTCACCCCAGGTAGTGGATCTCCTGTTGCTTTATCCTGAACAATCCCACTCAACTTGCCAGTAGTACCAGCAAGAGCAAATATTGCCAAAAAGAAAATAAGCAATATTACTTGCAATAGTTTAAACATTAAATCCTCCTTAAGCCTTTACCGTGAATTAAGTCCATATATATTTAAATTTTTAACATCCCCCATGACTTCACAACAAATGAACTTATAAATCGATTAGTAGCTTACAAAATTAAAACCTGTATGAAGGACCTCCTTCATACAGGTTATGTAAAAAACCATACTATGAAACTATTTCATTAGAACCATCTTTTTAGTAGATGTTAAATCACCAGCCGTTAAAGTATAATAATAAACACCAGAGGCAAAGCCATTTGCATTAAATGTAACTTTATTGAGACCATTTTTCATCTTTTGGTTATTCAATAAAACGGCAACTTTTTGACCGACAGTATTAAATACTTCTAAAGTAACCTCTTGAGCTGCCTTTAAAGTAAAATTAATTTCAGTGGTTGGATTAAATGGATTTGGAAAGTTTTGTTTTAGGTCAAAACCTTGTGCAACAAATTCACCATCTCCAATACCAGTTACAAAATCAACTTCTATCCGCTCATAAACCCAATCACCCATAGCTGCACTACCTTCGCCAAAAAGGCTAACACCTGGGCTGTTATCAACATAGTATAACAAGTCAACATACATTTTATCATCAACCATAACAATGCTTCTTGTCAGGTTAGGGAAAGTTTCAGAAGTCCCTGTTGTTCCCGCAAGATATTTCGGTGCTGAAAAAGTTGCACCACCATCAGTTGAAGTAGCGATCCAAATATCTGTTGAGAAAATACCAGAAGTAGAGTCACCAGGGAAATCCTTAGCAAAAATCAAATTTCCACTTTCATCTGTTTCAGGTTTTTGCCAAACAACTGCAACATAATCACCATTTGTAGCAATTGAAGGATATGCATTACCAATTCCGTTTCCAGGATATGGGCCTGTTGCTAAGGCCGAAAATGATGTATCTCTTCCAAGACCACCGTCAACTTCCACAATTGCTTTATCTCTGTCATTCCAATATAGAACTGGAACGATAACTGCCGTATCTGCACCAACAGCAGCCTGGCCATAACCATTGTAAACTGCATGGAAAGTACCTTGTGCATCAAAAACAGAACCATACTGTCCAAAGTTAGAGACAAAATACTGGGTTCCATTATTCCAAAGCTCATCAATTACTTGTGTATAAGTCCATGTAGCACCACCATCGTTACTCTCGGCAATCCATGCACCCTCGCCATCTGAAGATCCTTCAGTTGCAAATGAAGACATAAAATGGTTTGCATCTGTTGGATCAATTAATACTTCCTGTTCAGAATTACTTGGTGCTTGAGCCGTATCAGGAACTACTGGAAAAGTAGACCCAGACCATGTAGAGCCATGATCCGTACTGATATAAAGAGTATCACTACCGGCAGCAATTACAATTACATCGCCAACCCTGTCTATACATGGGAAAACACGTCCGTCACCAAAAGCGGTTTCAGTAAAAGAGTAGAATGCTTCACCTGCATCGGCAAAATAAGAAGTTCCTCCACCATGAGTTACAGCCAACGCTTCATCATTTTTACCATTTACAACTCTACCCCAGCCTGTACTGCGGTCTTCTGTAAGTGATTGGTTTCCAAAGAAACTTTCGCTTGATAGATCGAAAAAATCATATGTAACAAAACGATCGCCACCTGCTACTTGTCTGTTCATATAAACCATATGAATACCAGTTGCAGAAGTTGCCATCATACGGCTCAAAACAGAATTTGTACCATAATCGTAAACTGTAGAGCCTAAAACATGACCAGCAGCTGTTTTATGAAAACTGCTAGCAATTACTTCTGATGTGATAGCATCTTGAGTACTATCAATTCTCTTTGCTTTCTTTTCAATAGTTGAGCCTGCGAAGAGAGATGCACTAAATAATAATAAAAATAGAACTGTAAATAACTTACTCATGTTACCTCCATAATAGAGAGTGAATGAATGAAATATTTATTAATTATAAAAAAGCAATACTAACTAAAGAATGCAATACCTCCTTTACTTAATTAAAGTTCTTTGATAATAATTTAGTTAATTGTAAATTTGAAACATAATTAAAAGGTGCTTCCCGGGCTCGAGACTTAACATAATACATTCAAAAAAACCTGTCAAGTGTTTTTATTAAACCTTTTGTTATTAAGAATAAATGGTTGTTTTGCTTATTTAAGCCGTTTTAAGTGCAAAAATTTCCAACAATACCGCTAACGCAACAAAACAAAGCGTTTGTAAATTGTCTTACTTTTACTGCGAAAACTTATAAAATACATCCCGCTTCCTACAGCTCTGCCAAATGTATTTTTACCATCCCAAGTAACAATATTGGAAATAGCTTTTTGGCTGTGAACCAATTGCCCAATCGTATTATAAACATCAACAGAAATACCAGCGGGGTTACCATCGAAACGGATTTTTAAAAGATTCGATCCTTTTGCACGAAAAGGATTGGGGCCAATGGTTACATTTTGGATTTTCTCGCTTTCTTTGTATGGAGTTGCTAATTCGATACGAATCATCCAAATTCCAGTAAGGTTGGTATTACCTCCATCGATACTAAACTCATCCAGTTTACTGTAAGAAAAAGAATTTGATAATTTTAGATATGAACGGCCACGGTGTTTTGAACCGGTCACAGTTTCATATCCCATTGATCCATCATCTAAATACTCTAAGCCTACATTTATTAAATCTCCACTGTCACGAAAATATTGAAAATCTTCCAAATCTAAACGTGTCCATCCCATATTCACTACATTTTTTTGAAGTATCGTTTGAGATGAAGGATTTGAACCTGAAGATAATGAATTGTTAAAGAGATGGAATTTTATATCCCCATTGCCATTGCCATTATAAAATTCAATGGATTTCAAAAGTGTTATATCATCATCAGTTACAAATTGGATCGCATTTCTGTTTCCGGATGAGGTTAGCAGAAAGGTTGGCTTGTCACTTCCATATTGAAGCGTTTTTATATTATACTTTTGTTTTGCTTCCGCCTGCACCTGTAGATTTTGTTCTTCAGATGTATTATTAAACAAATATAAAACCAATGTGTGATAAGATTTTCCAAAGTTTACAAAGTTTGGGTTTTGAGAAAAAAGATCAATATGAACCTCTGGATCACTAAATCCCACTTTATTATATAGTAGACTTTGTGAAGATACACCGATTACTGATAAACTAAGAGAATCCCCATTTGTAAATTCTACTGTCCTAAAGGAATATGGGGCAAGTACAGTATCTTTCTGGAAGGAGTATTTTATTGCACGGTCCGTAGGCCTAGAAATGATATACTGAAGAGCCGACCAATCAAACGAAAATTCAGGTGTTAAAACAGGATCATTAACCGTAACGGTTTTAAAAAAGTCTCTGCTTACATCATCGATATTCTCAGTAAGACCCAGATTGTTAAACGCAGCATTTACGCCTGCAATATCTACCTGAGTACTTTTAGCAATTTCTGAGATCAAAGAAAGGCCATATTTTTCATAAAGAAAATAAGTCCACAATGCAACACGTGAATAATGTGGTATAGAATTTTCATTATCCCAGGATGAAAGTTGCAAATGAGTATTTTTTAAGTAGCGTTCCGGAGAGCGTAAACCGTAACCACACAAAAAAGATGAAATTTCCGACAGCCCTTCATTTACCCATATTTTTTCATTAGGGTCATTC
This window encodes:
- a CDS encoding GWxTD domain-containing protein, which produces MKSNKNVNVNGLLAIKLFLNATNEIIINKKYSFEQDINLYPIATTGILKYSLKKGTYNCELKATDLNNLKSSDSISFIFTINGYNPKQFSVSDIQFATSIIKTSKNNSPFYKNNYEIIPNTSGIYGETLPVLYFYSELYNLNRGTESKSLKLRYSVYNQYEEEVFFKVKKVISSERSIIFAESVNVSKFPSGSYKLELSLSDSVTNKMAKNRKRFTIINPNINETKTNIGTSHLMLSEFGTMRNEQLAEVFLVSRYLASQKEIAFWGTLKDSTEKQEFLYQFWKKRDATPGTINNETKQIYFNRVEIANKRFDTFNKKGSLTDRGRVFCIYGEPNEIERYPNKPDLKPYEIWHYYTNDGNTIFVFAKINLFTEMQLIHSNKIGELQNPSWQDYLNR
- a CDS encoding T9SS type A sorting domain-containing protein yields the protein MKKTKFFIFLLVIFSTLLFAKDVNDSKKSKLGKVTLTGQTARMNINRVDLAVTNDGQTGNDADSFYPNGTDLSFIFSGGPVMSGYVNGSLRTAWMAPASRIQELQPGNAGTNPDAAEFVFYTVNGSDAQGSENYIKWADAVAIGADFYDADGDGAYDPNIDKPDIIGDRTLWCVYNDGVPASSRDVLNTQALGIEVRQSIWAFQRSDALGDVVFIRYSVVNVSGNDIDDMIISGWTDPDLGTPTDDLIGCDTTLSMGYIYNFQDDGDYGLNPPAFGIDFFQGAIIDAPGDTAFNFRGPLLGVDTLLDMKNLPLTSFMYYENGGNILPGPTNKDIARNYQLGGLDANSDPVVPQDWGAGGDASSNEGFFFSGDPVTGSGWVDTNPADKRFMVNNGPFQLKAGDRQDIVMAYVVAQSGSALQSLDKLKTTDELAQASYDNNFLSAPPIPVPDVTVRTGDKEIELIIDYSESFNFSGIQDVVGEIDFEGFEIYQFNSLSTQDEVSGVENAKIIARFDLDNDVGDLYIDDSNGERIKVWEKQSGDNSLSSADLEEAGVAIQRLKITNDAFNLNEPLVNAKQYYFAVVPFGINKTLAFENDNTAAGDDLVLPGGLFASNRISGFIRATPGTSVFAPFNADQANKSSGESQGSVSVDVVDRGLVTGDEYEVSFFDDAKYWKLMNKDNDVTLLDSMTFQGLAGTEWSFPIVDGLSVRVYDVDERAVSVDTSAAPWLIGANESSFSDSALYDDGVDLVKHVDNPFTLTDWIRKEEYFPVRVVFDTTDNSKFGAFLRGNFSRYRRKGDTFVSAYDMSDADNPRKLNLCAWAPSGATLYTETSGPILYIMTSDYDSTDIYNPTRSDSRVFTDEAYMAVKLFSKADSLLQSNIMTLDIEVNYPNTDLDVFRFESAELVTELSTSDRKGILDKVRIVPNPYYGYSSYEVSYDAPLIKFTNVDKQATIRIFNLAGQLIKTIEKNDTNTNVAWNLRNEANLKVASGMYIAHIEVPGVGEKILKFGIVQREDRIDRF
- a CDS encoding PorV/PorQ family protein; amino-acid sequence: MKLLCIYILAIFFLASNIYAGDPNRIGTTSGTQLLIPIGARSIALGNSTIANVSGVEALYWNPAGASKIARSEVMVNQMQYIADINVSFIGGILSTNEIGTFGFFVNSLDFGDITETTTDLPEGTGRTYSPTFVTAGVTYSRYLTDRILAGVTGKYISEEIQQTSASALAFDFGIQYAFNNELRLGVVLKNLGGKMQYDGRNLETESQIPGSNVGADNGFFRGIAVESNIPTIFTMGLAYKVNINESNNVNFMGSFSNFNEANDEIYAGAEYALNNTVFLRGGYHALTEQNDDNLFGATFGAGLNYEIDEFVVTIDYAFSQVTDYFDSNNVFTIKFAY
- a CDS encoding TonB-dependent receptor; its protein translation is MFKLLQVILLIFFLAIFALAGTTGKLSGIVQDKATGDPLPGVNVLIEGTLLGASTDVDGFYTILHIPAKTYTVKFIYVGYQDIKVENIRIVPDITKRLNAELTEATLELDEQIIVVAERPFFEVSATNTVRVLDSEQIENMPIKGVNQAVAVNAGVVSADGSGGETDNAALNVRGGRANETLVIVDGIPINNILGGGGNGAQGTLPDVAIEQVSSQLGGFSAKYGNAQAGIVNIVTKSGEKKYFGGIEGLNSSLFDDFDYTSVSAYLGGPLFPGSKTYGFFGSVELLDTKDDDPSAINLKIPSAGINSSLLPDNESQVLRYTGKIDGHWGNLSAILSSNGSFRESRIPVANYYKNNSAHNPRVDEVDLGASLKLSYTFDNTAFGDAIIRYRRNNYERGDGVWGDNFYGYGDPTINSAIDTPGEIIRQDDVGVFNAEGAVNNRYTKYQLDTYGFDLNFTKQFDNNLVEIGFNYDLNTLRYYTFSPRGLAIGQDDFTEEERYFNLQPFYYGYDLFGEELESNQERNISGQTYTEFGARNPIQLAAYFQDKVEFEDFILNLGFRWDYFDADGYRFRKKDDIYGFGANPNRLELADLEKIPVENYISPRIGFAFPVTEKTVFHAQYGIFKQRGDFFRTYDSWLSMNDLENGEDLLIVYNGHTEAENTTQYEFGFKQQIADFASLDLTAYYKNIRGLLNIVQQQTSFGLDTLNYLTAANTDFGTVKGLAASFNLRRIGPISAKLDYTLAVSEGTGSSQTSSYTAAFRNANGEVPKQIAPLDFDQRHTLTANIDVRAGDKEGPMLFGQHLFQNTGANFLITYNSGRPYTPLEYVDVTIDQTQQGDVSQFINSTYSEGTFRVDLKIDKLITVGKMQIVPYLWVQNLFNRENFTFVYQSTGKPDDSAFLSTSEGIQRVRASGEPYIEDYKALEKDPQNYGVPRIVRLGLKIRF